One Porphyromonas pogonae genomic region harbors:
- a CDS encoding metallophosphoesterase, protein MKRITNAFTFPIVMCLTIFMAIISGCTKDDDQSNGEKIAPLWEAGSIRNKIVTISDLHVGIDDRYSETVRNRPLLIDFLKRLQKTKDVRELVIIGDFLDSWYLPVFYPTYTDEELFYKGVIANNQKLIDEFKQVINSGIKLVYVIGNHDMTLEQKTLQDAIPGIVQPSQGARGLATYYTGDRKEIAIEHGHRYDVFSAPDRVSNKELCGNDNTILPAGYFYARYAATWVVEGKPTVEKKYPLVNKVPDKDDIDQSGAYAYYSLLAKVSKRFTPKEGLNEKIFKMHIAGFNDDYSYLDFYPQEQPDGTISGKLFKNIQRTWGTRQEQNKVKKPNTFLSAISGTINWDYYFEQARVQYLENSNENVNVVVFGHTHVPTLKKLTNGKYYVNDGTWVDDNTDYPEATRTFAVITTGDKNTVGLYMYEKNGNITNIGSGAK, encoded by the coding sequence ATGAAGAGAATTACCAATGCTTTTACATTCCCTATTGTTATGTGTTTAACAATATTCATGGCAATTATTTCGGGATGTACCAAAGATGATGATCAGAGCAATGGCGAAAAGATTGCTCCCCTGTGGGAGGCTGGTAGCATAAGGAACAAGATTGTGACTATCAGCGATCTGCACGTAGGTATTGACGATAGGTATTCGGAAACAGTAAGGAATCGTCCTTTACTCATTGATTTTCTCAAACGACTTCAAAAGACAAAAGATGTGCGTGAATTAGTGATTATAGGTGATTTTCTTGATTCGTGGTATCTACCTGTGTTTTATCCTACTTACACTGATGAAGAACTGTTCTATAAGGGTGTTATTGCCAACAATCAGAAGCTTATAGACGAATTCAAGCAGGTTATAAATAGTGGTATCAAATTGGTTTATGTTATAGGAAACCATGACATGACTTTAGAGCAAAAAACACTACAGGATGCCATCCCCGGTATTGTACAGCCAAGCCAAGGTGCTAGAGGTTTGGCCACTTACTATACCGGAGACCGAAAAGAAATAGCGATTGAGCACGGGCATCGCTACGATGTGTTCTCTGCTCCTGATCGTGTGTCTAACAAAGAATTATGTGGAAACGACAATACAATCCTGCCTGCCGGGTACTTTTATGCCCGCTATGCTGCCACTTGGGTAGTAGAGGGTAAGCCAACCGTAGAAAAGAAATATCCCCTAGTGAATAAAGTACCTGACAAGGATGATATTGATCAAAGTGGAGCGTATGCTTATTATTCATTATTGGCAAAGGTGTCGAAACGATTCACTCCTAAGGAGGGGCTTAATGAGAAGATATTCAAGATGCATATTGCAGGATTCAATGACGATTACAGTTATCTTGATTTCTATCCTCAAGAACAACCTGATGGTACAATTTCCGGGAAATTATTTAAGAATATTCAGCGTACGTGGGGAACTCGTCAGGAGCAGAACAAGGTAAAGAAGCCGAATACCTTTCTTTCTGCAATATCCGGAACAATAAACTGGGATTATTATTTCGAACAAGCCAGGGTGCAGTATCTCGAAAATAGCAACGAGAATGTAAATGTTGTAGTATTTGGTCATACACATGTTCCTACTCTCAAAAAGTTAACTAACGGAAAATATTATGTCAATGATGGTACATGGGTCGACGATAATACGGATTACCCTGAAGCTACTCGAACCTTCGCAGTCATTACTACTGGAGACAAGAATACAGTGGGACTTTACATGTACGAAAAAAATGGTAATATTACCAATATAGGGAGTGGTGCCAAATAA
- a CDS encoding carboxypeptidase-like regulatory domain-containing protein, translated as MKCKHVYLLLMLFVGALTFQMKAQKSEVTIKGKIVDSKTQEPIIGASVQIAGTTTGAQSDLDGAFVLKLAPNSKLKISYIGYVTKEITVTKSETVVISLVESAISLNEVVLIGYGKVKKGDLSASVATVSNIGQLKERPIQGVEEMLQGQIPGVTVVSQGGHLDSKPAITIRGMGSRAEEKPLFVVDGVPNAPFNIGDVVSMTVLKDTASAAIYGAYAGSAGVIIVTTKRASEGKPTFQYNMVTGVSKATNLPQSLTIGDCCTRIALLILPISLDIIIFEY; from the coding sequence ATGAAATGTAAACACGTCTACCTTTTGTTGATGCTCTTTGTAGGAGCATTGACCTTTCAGATGAAAGCGCAAAAGTCGGAGGTAACAATTAAAGGAAAAATTGTTGACTCCAAAACACAAGAACCTATCATTGGAGCGAGCGTTCAGATTGCCGGCACTACTACCGGAGCGCAAAGTGATCTTGATGGTGCCTTTGTGCTAAAATTAGCTCCTAATTCAAAATTAAAAATTTCTTACATTGGATACGTAACCAAAGAGATTACGGTGACAAAAAGCGAAACGGTAGTAATCTCTCTCGTGGAGAGTGCTATTTCGCTCAATGAGGTTGTGCTCATTGGTTATGGTAAAGTTAAGAAAGGAGATTTATCCGCATCTGTGGCTACCGTGTCCAATATCGGACAACTCAAGGAAAGACCTATCCAAGGTGTGGAGGAGATGCTTCAGGGCCAAATACCCGGTGTCACAGTAGTGTCGCAAGGAGGCCATCTTGATTCCAAGCCTGCCATTACTATCAGGGGTATGGGATCCAGAGCAGAGGAAAAACCTTTGTTTGTTGTGGATGGAGTACCCAATGCTCCATTTAATATAGGTGATGTCGTTTCTATGACAGTATTGAAGGATACTGCTTCTGCTGCGATTTACGGAGCATATGCCGGATCGGCCGGTGTCATCATAGTAACAACCAAAAGAGCTTCAGAAGGCAAACCTACATTCCAATATAATATGGTGACAGGGGTATCTAAGGCTACCAACCTGCCACAATCCCTTACAATAGGAGACTGTTGCACGAGAATTGCCCTTTTAATATTGCCTATATCGCTGGATATCATTATATTTGAATATTAA
- a CDS encoding RagB/SusD family nutrient uptake outer membrane protein, with translation MKTKNIIITLGLVLTSLSMNSCSDWLDPQPEGTPNAKNFWKTDKDFSDAIDAVYANLSMEETWGRDLFWEQGASDDIFYSRKRGATQMNLANLTMNGSTESNLKDIYQALYQMNSRANRVVLNALKLSSPSDRIKMHLGEAYFMRAFSHFMIAYRYGRPDNGVPFDKYEDYKEYVDGKIPQQRKSVVENYELIIQDLDKAISMLPAFDQTAPADYGRATKDAAIALKVKVYAYWAQYDSKKWSEIPALVDKLENECHRALLPKFADVFSTEHEWSKEYIFSVNSDAKNYAGSILPGIMLDNKGWGRYNGWGNFKPTLELWAEYSDKDQRRATTILQYGDEFTFFGEKRKFFSSTDLECGFHFNKYMEPFKYGTINNKGAGISDKVSNNGNRPTTDLNVPIMRFAEMLLFKAEALIETGKGAEAAKVLNRITTRAGLGDVYTNATMHDLMHERRCELAGEFTDRVHDLKRWSVKYPEARERLEAAKHGIKYVNRSNPNSEIDTVNGKAMLINGKTYKGVIEIMPAKKYDAEKACVFPYSPEEIKRSMGALKQNKGY, from the coding sequence ATGAAAACAAAAAATATAATCATAACATTAGGGTTGGTATTGACTTCATTGAGCATGAACTCTTGCTCCGATTGGTTAGACCCACAACCCGAAGGAACACCCAATGCCAAAAACTTTTGGAAAACAGACAAAGACTTTAGTGATGCCATAGATGCTGTGTATGCTAATTTGAGTATGGAAGAAACATGGGGACGTGACCTCTTCTGGGAGCAAGGAGCGTCGGACGATATTTTCTATAGCCGTAAGAGAGGCGCTACGCAGATGAACCTTGCCAATTTGACGATGAATGGCTCTACCGAAAGCAATCTCAAGGATATTTATCAGGCTTTGTATCAGATGAATTCACGTGCTAATAGAGTTGTTCTTAATGCCCTAAAGTTGTCTTCTCCATCTGATCGCATCAAGATGCATCTGGGCGAAGCCTATTTTATGAGAGCTTTCTCTCACTTCATGATAGCTTATCGCTATGGAAGACCTGACAATGGTGTTCCTTTTGATAAATATGAAGATTATAAAGAGTATGTCGATGGCAAAATACCCCAGCAGCGTAAGTCTGTAGTGGAGAATTATGAACTGATCATCCAGGATCTTGACAAAGCGATCTCCATGTTGCCTGCCTTTGATCAGACGGCTCCCGCCGATTACGGTAGAGCTACCAAAGATGCTGCTATAGCACTCAAAGTAAAAGTATATGCCTACTGGGCTCAATACGACTCTAAGAAGTGGAGCGAGATTCCAGCATTGGTAGATAAGTTGGAAAACGAATGTCATCGTGCTCTTCTGCCCAAATTTGCCGATGTGTTTTCCACAGAGCATGAATGGAGCAAGGAATATATATTTTCCGTCAATTCTGATGCAAAAAACTATGCGGGAAGTATACTGCCGGGTATTATGCTCGATAATAAAGGTTGGGGACGTTACAATGGATGGGGTAATTTCAAACCTACTCTCGAACTTTGGGCTGAATACAGCGACAAAGATCAAAGACGTGCTACCACTATACTTCAGTACGGAGATGAGTTTACATTCTTCGGCGAGAAAAGAAAATTTTTCTCTTCTACTGACCTTGAGTGTGGATTTCACTTCAATAAGTATATGGAGCCATTTAAATACGGAACGATCAATAACAAGGGTGCGGGGATCTCTGACAAGGTCTCCAATAATGGTAACCGTCCTACAACAGACCTCAATGTCCCTATCATGCGATTTGCGGAAATGCTTCTTTTCAAAGCTGAAGCTCTTATTGAAACCGGTAAGGGTGCTGAAGCTGCTAAAGTACTCAATCGCATCACTACCCGTGCAGGACTCGGTGATGTCTATACCAATGCCACTATGCACGACCTTATGCATGAGAGAAGATGTGAGCTTGCAGGCGAGTTTACTGATCGGGTACATGATCTCAAAAGATGGTCGGTCAAATACCCCGAAGCTCGTGAGAGACTTGAAGCTGCAAAGCATGGTATTAAATATGTCAATAGATCGAACCCTAACTCAGAAATCGATACTGTGAATGGAAAAGCCATGCTTATTAATGGAAAAACATATAAAGGAGTTATTGAGATTATGCCTGCGAAGAAGTATGATGCAGAAAAGGCCTGCGTGTTTCCTTATTCACCCGAAGAGATTAAGCGCTCCATGGGTGCCTTGAAACAAAACAAAGGCTATTGA
- a CDS encoding AraC family transcriptional regulator yields the protein MVEQFLIATVYTALIVMFLSSATLLAFRKSGDRSRIILCVILFISVLNYIPRLIDNMNGVYQAPVMSVPMLSLALFMILSYTIYPIEVISPGWMNFKRLLLLYTPVAVILIFYKITLLLGVVYPEYSSIIAILPHYLEFDAIFRIFLCLILCLPVFLIFYIPYTSKYSNTDRTWIRIYVISGIIDVLSYLLILAYHTTVITIIYFHITIALTALRLYMELIYRIVGKKVTNEDIMAPNISRKIAIEQNIIKRENVNHANKLFILLERYMMDKQAWRNPNLSLSLITEELATNRTTLEKVIHENGVENITTYINKFRIADFISLLNKTPEMSIKEAFYISGYRSRTTALRNFRSFTNMTPSEYFGRNLNTND from the coding sequence ATGGTTGAACAATTTCTTATAGCTACAGTATATACTGCTCTAATTGTCATGTTTCTCTCCTCCGCCACACTGCTTGCCTTTCGTAAGAGTGGAGATCGTTCCCGAATAATACTCTGTGTTATTTTATTTATCTCTGTATTAAACTACATACCACGCCTTATAGACAATATGAATGGAGTATATCAAGCTCCGGTCATGAGTGTGCCCATGCTATCCTTGGCTTTGTTTATGATTCTATCCTATACTATATATCCCATAGAGGTAATATCTCCGGGATGGATGAATTTCAAAAGGCTTCTTTTATTGTATACACCAGTGGCAGTGATATTGATTTTTTACAAGATTACACTACTCCTTGGTGTGGTATATCCGGAGTATTCCAGCATTATAGCAATACTACCCCATTACCTTGAGTTTGACGCAATATTTCGTATTTTTCTATGCCTTATACTGTGTTTGCCTGTCTTCTTAATATTTTATATACCCTACACCAGCAAGTACAGCAATACAGATAGGACATGGATCAGAATATACGTCATAAGCGGGATCATAGATGTACTTAGCTATTTACTGATTTTAGCTTATCATACAACGGTCATCACTATCATCTATTTTCATATTACAATAGCATTGACAGCTCTCAGGCTTTACATGGAGTTGATTTATCGTATAGTAGGCAAGAAGGTGACTAACGAAGATATAATGGCTCCTAATATAAGTAGAAAAATAGCAATTGAACAGAATATCATAAAAAGGGAGAACGTAAATCATGCTAATAAACTGTTTATTCTTTTGGAGCGATATATGATGGATAAACAAGCATGGCGCAACCCCAATCTTTCCTTAAGCCTCATTACAGAGGAGCTTGCTACCAACCGTACCACATTAGAAAAGGTAATACATGAAAATGGGGTTGAAAACATAACGACTTATATTAATAAATTTCGCATAGCTGATTTTATTTCCCTGCTAAACAAAACGCCGGAAATGAGTATCAAAGAAGCTTTTTATATCAGTGGTTATCGTTCACGTACTACCGCTCTGAGAAATTTTCGTTCGTTTACCAATATGACACCGTCTGAATATTTCGGCAGAAATTTAA
- a CDS encoding SusC/RagA family TonB-linked outer membrane protein — MSLCLDPTFSTVSIDEERRVRATALGGVNKLPDGWDPNKNPYIAETRTDWIKAIFRNAMFQRHNMSLSGGTETFNNLVSFEYSNKNGTLLNTYNREWTTRLNSMYKLSDHIRVREDLTWQKNQLRDANTYSAESGVILSALMMPRNAEVYAPDGSFGGTAPSDKAYITKYGSNFADIHGDVINPVRTLTAGLFENHHSTISSSTFLDIMEPIRGLNFTSRFTYQLENYFDKKFSPKRLEPGKPFDRNFMGYSTFRTTNWSTENTITYERIFNKNSVSLMASTTASEAKYRDFSASAEGFYNEDPSLIYFGQAGKFNPAKDGFWLDRNLSFVVRASYSYDNKYFFSGSWRRDYAGRLPKGRKYGDFPSATLAWKLSSEPFMKDMEALNLLKFRMSWGRIGNLGSIGMGYGYPLLQNYRIGDGDIAGQVGNPPYLVLGKYVAEGYNPNLTWETSEQTNFGIDLGLFDNRLSLTMDYFIKNTKDLIKKQDAGWSHSIGYDPQLVNDGKIRNSGFEMSANWSDKVGALKYWVGGNFATLKNKVISMGQTNSPDDKVIWTDGGKFKDLRPFQTEVGQPIYSFFLVKNSGVFTTKQEIDSYVDKDGKKIQPKAQIGDLKFVDENGDGKISNADRVYMGNAMPKLTYALSGGVSYKNFTFSMMLQGVAGVKIFNAYKYLTLNESQGSFNRSRDILKALDGPNKAVPRITADDPNENFTTPSDFYLEKGDYLRIKNITLGYSLTDLVRKMSLFSTRNSTLDLTFSIDNVATFTSYSGIDPEVGGTGIDAGQYPISRTFSIGLKLNY; from the coding sequence ATGTCTCTGTGTCTCGATCCGACTTTTTCAACAGTCTCAATAGATGAGGAGCGTAGAGTACGTGCTACGGCACTCGGTGGAGTAAACAAACTCCCTGACGGATGGGATCCCAATAAAAATCCATACATAGCAGAAACCCGTACAGACTGGATCAAAGCTATTTTTCGCAATGCTATGTTTCAGCGACACAATATGTCTCTTTCCGGCGGTACGGAGACATTCAATAACCTCGTGTCATTTGAGTACAGTAATAAGAATGGCACCTTGCTCAATACTTATAATAGGGAGTGGACCACTCGTTTGAATTCTATGTACAAACTCAGCGATCACATACGTGTGCGTGAAGATCTTACATGGCAAAAGAATCAACTGCGCGATGCTAATACCTACAGTGCAGAATCGGGTGTAATCTTATCTGCACTCATGATGCCCAGAAATGCTGAGGTATATGCCCCGGACGGATCATTTGGCGGTACAGCCCCCAGTGATAAAGCTTACATAACCAAGTATGGCAGCAACTTTGCCGATATTCACGGTGATGTTATCAACCCTGTCAGAACGCTCACGGCAGGCCTTTTCGAAAACCACCATTCTACAATCTCGTCTTCCACATTCCTTGATATCATGGAGCCGATAAGGGGGCTTAACTTCACATCTCGGTTTACATATCAACTTGAGAACTATTTCGACAAAAAGTTCTCACCCAAACGTCTGGAGCCGGGCAAGCCGTTTGATAGGAACTTCATGGGGTATTCTACTTTCCGAACCACCAATTGGAGTACAGAGAATACCATCACTTACGAGCGTATTTTTAATAAGAACAGCGTAAGCCTCATGGCATCTACTACAGCTTCCGAAGCCAAATACAGAGACTTCTCTGCATCTGCTGAAGGTTTCTACAACGAAGATCCTTCTTTGATCTATTTTGGTCAAGCCGGCAAATTCAATCCGGCCAAAGATGGTTTTTGGCTCGATCGTAATCTTTCATTTGTAGTTAGAGCTTCATATAGTTATGATAATAAGTATTTCTTTTCTGGTTCATGGCGCCGTGACTATGCCGGCAGGTTACCCAAAGGGCGTAAGTATGGTGATTTCCCATCAGCAACCTTGGCATGGAAGCTTTCATCAGAACCTTTCATGAAAGATATGGAAGCTTTGAATTTATTGAAGTTCCGCATGAGTTGGGGACGTATTGGTAACTTAGGCTCCATCGGTATGGGATATGGATACCCACTACTCCAAAACTATCGTATAGGTGATGGTGACATAGCAGGACAGGTAGGCAATCCTCCTTATCTTGTGTTGGGTAAATACGTGGCAGAAGGTTATAACCCTAATCTTACATGGGAAACATCAGAGCAAACCAACTTCGGTATTGACTTAGGATTGTTTGATAACAGACTCTCTTTGACAATGGATTATTTTATCAAAAACACCAAAGATCTGATCAAGAAACAGGATGCAGGCTGGTCACACAGTATCGGGTATGATCCGCAACTTGTAAATGACGGAAAGATCAGAAACTCCGGCTTTGAAATGTCGGCCAACTGGAGCGATAAAGTAGGAGCTTTGAAATATTGGGTTGGAGGAAACTTCGCCACCTTGAAGAATAAGGTAATCAGTATGGGACAAACAAACTCTCCGGATGACAAGGTAATTTGGACTGATGGCGGTAAGTTCAAAGATTTACGCCCCTTCCAAACAGAGGTCGGCCAGCCTATCTACTCATTCTTCCTGGTCAAAAACTCAGGTGTATTTACAACCAAACAGGAAATTGACAGCTATGTGGACAAGGATGGTAAAAAAATCCAACCCAAAGCTCAGATAGGAGACCTGAAATTTGTGGATGAGAATGGCGATGGCAAGATCAGCAATGCCGATCGTGTTTATATGGGTAATGCTATGCCTAAGCTTACTTATGCTCTCTCAGGCGGTGTTTCATACAAAAACTTTACTTTCAGTATGATGCTTCAAGGGGTTGCCGGCGTAAAAATATTTAATGCTTACAAATATCTTACTCTTAACGAATCTCAAGGAAGCTTTAACAGATCCAGAGATATACTCAAAGCTCTTGACGGACCCAATAAAGCCGTTCCTCGGATTACAGCAGATGATCCCAATGAGAACTTTACTACGCCTTCTGATTTCTATCTGGAAAAAGGCGATTATCTCCGTATCAAAAATATAACATTGGGATATTCCCTCACGGATCTTGTCAGGAAAATGTCGCTCTTTAGTACTCGTAATAGCACGCTTGATCTCACATTCAGCATTGACAATGTGGCTACGTTTACTTCATATAGCGGTATCGACCCCGAAGTAGGTGGTACAGGTATCGATGCCGGTCAGTACCCTATATCACGTACTTTCTCAATTGGTCTTAAACTCAACTACTAA
- a CDS encoding IS5 family transposase: MSKEKNTNAASFAELAVERRRQATKNNFLHQIDTIVDWRPISNLLNKHCLKGDTPLGAASYRPIMLFKILLLETWYALSDRQVEERINDSLTWSAFLGLTMDFVSPDHSTICRFRQELIEKGLMAKLFKLLNKQLKQHGIMEIKEGAIVDASIVDSPNKPTGGLQIVICDDREDTRSDQEKEAEEEYQVKVCSSKPGVDEEARWVKKCNEYRYGYKKHILTDTKGLIHEVITTAANVADTTQIIPLLEQAQLPQETMILADKGYTSKKNRGYLCDHNLIDGIMHKAVKGMPLTDGKKQLNRLISSMRWQIERSFGSIIRWFHGGRCRYRGIAKTHYQNLIESLAYNLKRAPKLLMQQNVN; this comes from the coding sequence ATGAGTAAGGAAAAGAACACCAATGCCGCATCTTTTGCAGAACTAGCAGTAGAACGTCGTCGCCAAGCCACCAAAAACAACTTTTTGCATCAGATTGACACCATTGTAGATTGGCGTCCCATCTCCAACTTGCTCAACAAACATTGTCTTAAGGGAGACACCCCATTGGGCGCTGCCTCTTACCGCCCCATTATGCTCTTCAAGATCCTGCTCTTAGAGACTTGGTACGCTCTCTCAGATCGTCAAGTAGAAGAGCGAATCAACGATTCCCTCACATGGAGTGCCTTCCTGGGCCTGACGATGGACTTTGTTTCTCCCGATCACTCCACCATCTGTCGCTTCCGGCAAGAACTTATAGAGAAAGGCTTAATGGCAAAGCTATTCAAGCTTCTCAACAAGCAACTCAAACAACATGGCATCATGGAGATCAAAGAGGGCGCCATTGTGGACGCAAGTATTGTTGACAGCCCCAACAAACCAACGGGAGGGCTTCAAATTGTGATCTGCGATGATCGGGAGGATACTCGTAGCGATCAAGAGAAAGAGGCTGAAGAAGAATACCAAGTCAAAGTCTGCTCAAGCAAACCCGGCGTAGATGAAGAGGCTCGTTGGGTGAAGAAATGCAATGAATATAGATACGGTTACAAGAAGCACATCTTAACAGACACCAAGGGACTAATACATGAAGTAATCACCACAGCGGCTAACGTGGCAGATACGACACAAATCATACCTCTGTTGGAGCAGGCTCAACTCCCCCAAGAGACAATGATATTAGCGGACAAAGGGTACACATCCAAGAAAAACAGAGGTTATCTGTGCGACCACAACTTGATAGATGGCATCATGCACAAAGCAGTCAAAGGTATGCCACTGACGGATGGTAAAAAGCAATTGAATAGACTGATCAGTTCCATGCGATGGCAGATAGAGCGTAGCTTTGGTAGCATTATACGATGGTTTCATGGTGGACGATGTCGCTACCGAGGAATTGCTAAAACGCATTATCAGAACCTCATTGAGTCTTTGGCGTACAATCTCAAACGTGCGCCAAAGCTACTTATGCAACAAAACGTAAACTAG